One Melitaea cinxia chromosome 17, ilMelCinx1.1, whole genome shotgun sequence genomic region harbors:
- the LOC123661402 gene encoding circumsporozoite protein-like gives MTNLLVTKTFLLLAAIIDPGFGRPTRPNTNPGFGRPTNPNINPGFGRPSRPNIDPGFGRPTYPNIDPGFDPPSRPNIGPGFVRPTNPNNNIDPGFGRPTNPNIDPGFGRPTRPITDPGLGRPTRPGQGYQPINTQPEFIQPFPYASNNPLGRGGR, from the exons ATGAC taATCTATTAGTGACCAAAACATTTTTACTTCTAGCAGCTATCATTGATCCTGGTTTCGGCCGCCCCACCAGAC CTAATACTAACCCTGGTTTTGGTCGCCCTACTAACC CTAATATTAACCCTGGTTTCGGCCGTCCTAGCAGAC CTAATATTGACCCTGGTTTCGGCCGTCCTACTTACC CTAATATTGACCCTGGTTTCGACCCTCCTAGCAGAC CTAATATTGGACCGGGTTTCGTTCGCCCTACTAACC ctaataataatattgaccCTGGTTTCGGCCGTCCTACTAAcc CTAATATCGACCCTGGTTTCGGCCGTCCTACCAGAC ctATCACTGACCCTGGTCTCGGCCGTCCAACCAGAC ctggCCAAGGCTACCAACCTATTA aTACTCAACCAGAATTTATTCAGCCCTTCCCTTATG CGTCCAACAACCCTTTGGGTCGCGGAGGTCGATGA
- the LOC123661594 gene encoding uncharacterized protein LOC123661594 isoform X8 produces MKSFAIVLLAVFAMAACQVHAFGRYPSQVHVVDHDPSQVHVVDHDPSQVHVVDHDHSQVHVVDHDPSQVHVVNNPSHDHIDPGFGRPTNPDWNIDPGFGRPTNPEWNIDPGFYRPTANDYHPINREPEILPNPGGYPQLTDNPDARGGQ; encoded by the exons ATGAAATCTTTTGCG aTTGTTCTTCTCGCTGTATTTGCGATGGCCGCGTGCCAGG TGCATGCTTTCGGCCGTTATCCTAGTCAGG TGCATGTAGTCGACCACGATCCTAGTCAGG tgCATGTGGTAGACCACGATCCTAGTCAAG TGCATGTGGTAGACCACGATCACAGTCAAG TGCATGTAGTCGATCACGATCCTAGTCAGG TTCATGTAGTGAACAACCCCAGTCATG atcATATCGACCCAGGTTTCGGCAGACCTa ccAACCCCGACT ggaACATCGACCCAGGTTTCGGCAGACCTa ccAACCCCGAGT ggAATATCGACCCAGGTTTCTACCGAccta CAGCCAACGACTACCACCCAATAA ataGAGAACCCGAAATCCTCCCAAACCCTGGCGGATACCCACAAC tCACTGACAACCCTGACGCACGCGGAGGACAGTAA
- the LOC123661594 gene encoding uncharacterized protein LOC123661594 isoform X7 has product MKSFAIVLLAVFAMAACQVHAFGRYPSQVHVVDHDPSQVHVVDHDPSQVHVVDHDPSQVHVVDHDHSQVHVVDHDPSQVHVVNNPSHDHIDPGFGRPTNPDWNIDPGFGRPTNPEWNIDPGFYRPTANDYHPINREPEILPNPGGYPQLTDNPDARGGQ; this is encoded by the exons ATGAAATCTTTTGCG aTTGTTCTTCTCGCTGTATTTGCGATGGCCGCGTGCCAGG TGCATGCTTTCGGCCGTTATCCTAGTCAGG TGCATGTAGTCGACCACGATCCTAGTCAGG TGCATGTAGTAGACCATGATCCTAGTCAAG TTCATGTAGTCGACCACGATCCTAGTCAGG TGCATGTGGTAGACCACGATCACAGTCAAG TGCATGTAGTCGATCACGATCCTAGTCAGG TTCATGTAGTGAACAACCCCAGTCATG atcATATCGACCCAGGTTTCGGCAGACCTa ccAACCCCGACT ggaACATCGACCCAGGTTTCGGCAGACCTa ccAACCCCGAGT ggAATATCGACCCAGGTTTCTACCGAccta CAGCCAACGACTACCACCCAATAA ataGAGAACCCGAAATCCTCCCAAACCCTGGCGGATACCCACAAC tCACTGACAACCCTGACGCACGCGGAGGACAGTAA
- the LOC123661594 gene encoding uncharacterized protein LOC123661594 isoform X4, with translation MKSFAIVLLAVFAMAACQVHAFGRYPSQVHVVDHDPSQVHVVDHDPSQVHVVDHDPSQVHVVDHDPSQVHVVDHDPSQVHVVDHDPSQVHVVDHDHSQVHVVDHDPSQVHVVNNPSHDHIDPGFGRPTNPEWNIDPGFYRPTANDYHPINREPEILPNPGGYPQLTDNPDARGGQ, from the exons ATGAAATCTTTTGCG aTTGTTCTTCTCGCTGTATTTGCGATGGCCGCGTGCCAGG TGCATGCTTTCGGCCGTTATCCTAGTCAGG TGCATGTAGTCGACCACGATCCTAGTCAGG TGCATGTAGTAGACCATGATCCTAGTCAAG TGCATGTAGTCGACCACGATCCCAGTCAGG TGCATGTAGTCGACCACGATCCTAGTCAGG tgCATGTGGTAGACCACGATCCTAGTCAAG TTCATGTAGTCGACCACGATCCTAGTCAGG TGCATGTGGTAGACCACGATCACAGTCAAG TGCATGTAGTCGATCACGATCCTAGTCAGG TTCATGTAGTGAACAACCCCAGTCATG atcATATCGACCCAGGTTTCGGCAGACCTa ccAACCCCGAGT ggAATATCGACCCAGGTTTCTACCGAccta CAGCCAACGACTACCACCCAATAA ataGAGAACCCGAAATCCTCCCAAACCCTGGCGGATACCCACAAC tCACTGACAACCCTGACGCACGCGGAGGACAGTAA
- the LOC123661594 gene encoding uncharacterized protein LOC123661594 isoform X3 — MAACQVHAFGRYPSQVHVVDHDPSQVHVVDHDPSQVHVVDHDPSQVHVVDHDPSQVHVVDHDPSQVHVVDHDPSQVHVVDHDHSQVHVVDHDPSQVHVVNNPSHDHIDPGFGRPTNPDWNIDPGFGRPTNPEWNIDPGFYRPTANDYHPINREPEILPNPGGYPQLTDNPDARGGQ, encoded by the exons ATGGCCGCGTGCCAGG TGCATGCTTTCGGCCGTTATCCTAGTCAGG TGCATGTAGTCGACCACGATCCTAGTCAGG TGCATGTAGTAGACCATGATCCTAGTCAAG TGCATGTAGTCGACCACGATCCCAGTCAGG TGCATGTAGTCGACCACGATCCTAGTCAGG tgCATGTGGTAGACCACGATCCTAGTCAAG TTCATGTAGTCGACCACGATCCTAGTCAGG TGCATGTGGTAGACCACGATCACAGTCAAG TGCATGTAGTCGATCACGATCCTAGTCAGG TTCATGTAGTGAACAACCCCAGTCATG atcATATCGACCCAGGTTTCGGCAGACCTa ccAACCCCGACT ggaACATCGACCCAGGTTTCGGCAGACCTa ccAACCCCGAGT ggAATATCGACCCAGGTTTCTACCGAccta CAGCCAACGACTACCACCCAATAA ataGAGAACCCGAAATCCTCCCAAACCCTGGCGGATACCCACAAC tCACTGACAACCCTGACGCACGCGGAGGACAGTAA
- the LOC123661594 gene encoding uncharacterized protein LOC123661594 isoform X2 produces the protein MKSFAIVLLAVFAMAACQVHAFGRYPSQVHVVDHDPSQVHVVDHDPSQVHVVDHDPSQVHVVDHDPSQVHVVDHDPSQVHVVDHDHSQVHVVDHDPSQVHVVNNPSHDHIDPGFGRPTNPDWNIDPGFGRPTNPEWNIDPGFYRPTANDYHPINREPEILPNPGGYPQLTDNPDARGGQ, from the exons ATGAAATCTTTTGCG aTTGTTCTTCTCGCTGTATTTGCGATGGCCGCGTGCCAGG TGCATGCTTTCGGCCGTTATCCTAGTCAGG TGCATGTAGTCGACCACGATCCTAGTCAGG TGCATGTAGTAGACCATGATCCTAGTCAAG TGCATGTAGTCGACCACGATCCCAGTCAGG TGCATGTAGTCGACCACGATCCTAGTCAGG TTCATGTAGTCGACCACGATCCTAGTCAGG TGCATGTGGTAGACCACGATCACAGTCAAG TGCATGTAGTCGATCACGATCCTAGTCAGG TTCATGTAGTGAACAACCCCAGTCATG atcATATCGACCCAGGTTTCGGCAGACCTa ccAACCCCGACT ggaACATCGACCCAGGTTTCGGCAGACCTa ccAACCCCGAGT ggAATATCGACCCAGGTTTCTACCGAccta CAGCCAACGACTACCACCCAATAA ataGAGAACCCGAAATCCTCCCAAACCCTGGCGGATACCCACAAC tCACTGACAACCCTGACGCACGCGGAGGACAGTAA
- the LOC123661594 gene encoding uncharacterized protein LOC123661594 isoform X1 has translation MKSFAIVLLAVFAMAACQVHAFGRYPSQVHVVDHDPSQVHVVDHDPSQVHVVDHDPSQVHVVDHDPSQVHVVDHDPSQVHVVDHDPSQVHVVDHDHSQVHVVDHDPSQVHVVNNPSHDHIDPGFGRPTNPDWNIDPGFGRPTNPEWNIDPGFYRPTANDYHPINREPEILPNPGGYPQLTDNPDARGGQ, from the exons ATGAAATCTTTTGCG aTTGTTCTTCTCGCTGTATTTGCGATGGCCGCGTGCCAGG TGCATGCTTTCGGCCGTTATCCTAGTCAGG TGCATGTAGTCGACCACGATCCTAGTCAGG TGCATGTAGTAGACCATGATCCTAGTCAAG TGCATGTAGTCGACCACGATCCCAGTCAGG TGCATGTAGTCGACCACGATCCTAGTCAGG tgCATGTGGTAGACCACGATCCTAGTCAAG TTCATGTAGTCGACCACGATCCTAGTCAGG TGCATGTGGTAGACCACGATCACAGTCAAG TGCATGTAGTCGATCACGATCCTAGTCAGG TTCATGTAGTGAACAACCCCAGTCATG atcATATCGACCCAGGTTTCGGCAGACCTa ccAACCCCGACT ggaACATCGACCCAGGTTTCGGCAGACCTa ccAACCCCGAGT ggAATATCGACCCAGGTTTCTACCGAccta CAGCCAACGACTACCACCCAATAA ataGAGAACCCGAAATCCTCCCAAACCCTGGCGGATACCCACAAC tCACTGACAACCCTGACGCACGCGGAGGACAGTAA
- the LOC123661594 gene encoding uncharacterized protein LOC123661594 isoform X5 has protein sequence MKSFAIVLLAVFAMAACQVHAFGRYPSQVHVVDHDPSQVHVVDHDPSQVHVVDHDPSQVHVVDHDPSQVHVVDHDPSQVHVVDHDPSQVHVVDHDHSQDHIDPGFGRPTNPDWNIDPGFGRPTNPEWNIDPGFYRPTANDYHPINREPEILPNPGGYPQLTDNPDARGGQ, from the exons ATGAAATCTTTTGCG aTTGTTCTTCTCGCTGTATTTGCGATGGCCGCGTGCCAGG TGCATGCTTTCGGCCGTTATCCTAGTCAGG TGCATGTAGTCGACCACGATCCTAGTCAGG TGCATGTAGTAGACCATGATCCTAGTCAAG TGCATGTAGTCGACCACGATCCCAGTCAGG TGCATGTAGTCGACCACGATCCTAGTCAGG tgCATGTGGTAGACCACGATCCTAGTCAAG TTCATGTAGTCGACCACGATCCTAGTCAGG TGCATGTGGTAGACCACGATCACAGTCAAG atcATATCGACCCAGGTTTCGGCAGACCTa ccAACCCCGACT ggaACATCGACCCAGGTTTCGGCAGACCTa ccAACCCCGAGT ggAATATCGACCCAGGTTTCTACCGAccta CAGCCAACGACTACCACCCAATAA ataGAGAACCCGAAATCCTCCCAAACCCTGGCGGATACCCACAAC tCACTGACAACCCTGACGCACGCGGAGGACAGTAA
- the LOC123661594 gene encoding uncharacterized protein LOC123661594 isoform X6, producing MKSFAIVLLAVFAMAACQVHAFGRYPSQVHVVDHDPSQVHVVDHDPSQVHVVDHDPSQVHVVDHDPSQVHVVDHDPSQVHVVDHDPSQVHVVNNPSHDHIDPGFGRPTNPDWNIDPGFGRPTNPEWNIDPGFYRPTANDYHPINREPEILPNPGGYPQLTDNPDARGGQ from the exons ATGAAATCTTTTGCG aTTGTTCTTCTCGCTGTATTTGCGATGGCCGCGTGCCAGG TGCATGCTTTCGGCCGTTATCCTAGTCAGG TGCATGTAGTCGACCACGATCCTAGTCAGG TGCATGTAGTAGACCATGATCCTAGTCAAG TGCATGTAGTCGACCACGATCCCAGTCAGG TGCATGTAGTCGACCACGATCCTAGTCAGG tgCATGTGGTAGACCACGATCCTAGTCAAG TTCATGTAGTCGACCACGATCCTAGTCAGG TTCATGTAGTGAACAACCCCAGTCATG atcATATCGACCCAGGTTTCGGCAGACCTa ccAACCCCGACT ggaACATCGACCCAGGTTTCGGCAGACCTa ccAACCCCGAGT ggAATATCGACCCAGGTTTCTACCGAccta CAGCCAACGACTACCACCCAATAA ataGAGAACCCGAAATCCTCCCAAACCCTGGCGGATACCCACAAC tCACTGACAACCCTGACGCACGCGGAGGACAGTAA
- the LOC123661593 gene encoding ufm1-specific protease 1, whose product MSTQLLTNVHEGVHLNFAKNSVYVSGNYEYYHYLCDKFDDRGWGCGYRTLQTICSWMKLNINSSIKVPSIRDIQSILVEMEDKPQSFLGSRQWIGSFEVCLVIDKLFDVPSKILHVNKGDSLESIVETLSTHFEKFGSPVMMGGDVDCSSKGIMGVHKDGVNSSLLIVDPHYVGKEISKEFLQNKGWVKWQPLKDFLSMSFYNLCLPQAKSKVT is encoded by the exons atgtcAACACAACTTTTGACAAATGTACACGAAGGTGTCCATCTAAACTTTGCTAAAAATTCCGTCTATGTAAGCGGGAACTAtgaatattatcattatttatgcGACAAATTTGATGACAgg GGCTGGGGATGCGGATACAGAACATTACAAACAATATGTTCCTGGATGAAGTTGAATATTAATAGTTCGATAAAGGTTCCAAGTATAAGAGATATTCAGAGCATTTTAGTGGAAATGGAAGACAAACCACAATCTTTCTTAGGTTCCAGGCAGTGGATTGGGAGTTTTGAg GTTTGTCTTGTCATAGACAAGTTATTTGATGTGCCAAGTAAAATACTTCATGTCAATAAAGGTGATAGTCTCGAAAGTATCGTAGAGACTCTGAGTACTCATTTTGAGAAGTTTGGCAGTCCTGTCATGATGGGAGGTGATGTTGACTGTTCATCGAAGGGCATCATGGGTGTTCACAAAGATGGTGTTAATTCTAGCTTGCTGATTGTG gaTCCACACTATGTCGGTAAAGAGATATCAAAAGAATTCTTACAAAACAAAGGCTGGGTAAAATGGCAGCCTTTAAAAGACTTTCTTAGCATGTCATTTTATAACTTATGTTTACCACAAGCTAAATCCAAGGTAACCTAa